A region from the uncultured Draconibacterium sp. genome encodes:
- a CDS encoding glycoside hydrolase family 20 zincin-like fold domain-containing protein, which yields MNKLSRFLKQSPSILIVALLLALGCTNSKKKVSIYAESDVPQLQFAVEEIRSQLLEKGIEFEISEEDKADIVLAILSEPGEIKAEGFQLLKNEDRIEVLGADAAGAMYGGLELSEQIRIGGLDGVQEKTINPYMERRGTKFNIPLDVRTPSYTDVSDVAQKNIAEMWNFDFWKEYIDNLARYRYNYISLWNLHPFPSMVRVPGFEDVALDDVLRSTHQFDEHYNTNGWGFCSPEILANPDTLIKISMDEKIEFWKKVMAYGKSRNIDFYVVTWNIFVHGAKGKYGITDRAENPVTTDYFRKSVKQMFVTYPDLAGIGLTTGENMYDYSFEEKENWALETYGKGVLDAAAEMPDRKFTFIHRQHMAAADKISEVFKPLIDNENIEFIFSFKYAKAHVMSATEQPYHTEFVKNLEEHGGLKTIWTLRNDDNFYYRWGAPDFVREFIKNIPHNVSRGYYYGSDQWVWGREFTSKNPEIPRQIEIVKHWYHWMMWGRLGYDPNMTNDEFVAILQARYPGVDAWKLFTAWQEASMTYPTTTGFHWGSLDFMWYIEGCKGREQFTKTETEFHDVNCFIDVKPHQLAGFQYIPDYVKMTIAGESTDLKTPLEVAQMLHQSADNALSLLQDLNSGDNRELELTLHDLKTMSLLGKYYAHKIAGSTHLAMYRETKDKKFQTQSVAELEEALKFWKIYTETAMQEHINPIWTNRVGYVDWVKAIEWAKQDIEIAKSN from the coding sequence ATGAATAAGCTAAGTAGATTTTTAAAACAATCACCGTCGATTTTAATAGTTGCATTGCTGCTTGCATTGGGCTGTACAAATTCAAAGAAGAAAGTAAGTATTTATGCTGAATCTGATGTGCCACAACTACAGTTTGCTGTGGAGGAAATTAGAAGTCAGCTTTTAGAAAAGGGAATTGAATTTGAAATTTCCGAAGAGGACAAGGCCGATATTGTTTTGGCTATTTTAAGCGAACCCGGAGAAATAAAAGCGGAAGGTTTTCAGCTTTTAAAAAATGAGGACAGGATTGAAGTTTTAGGTGCCGATGCCGCCGGTGCAATGTATGGCGGTCTTGAGCTATCCGAACAAATTCGAATAGGTGGATTGGATGGAGTTCAAGAGAAGACCATCAATCCATATATGGAACGGCGGGGAACAAAATTCAATATTCCATTGGATGTGCGAACTCCAAGTTATACCGATGTTTCGGACGTGGCTCAAAAAAACATTGCCGAAATGTGGAACTTCGATTTCTGGAAGGAATACATCGACAATTTAGCACGTTACCGATACAATTATATCTCGCTTTGGAACCTCCATCCTTTTCCATCAATGGTGCGGGTTCCCGGTTTTGAAGACGTTGCTTTGGACGATGTGTTGCGTTCAACCCATCAGTTCGACGAACATTACAATACCAATGGGTGGGGATTCTGCTCACCGGAAATATTGGCCAATCCCGATACTTTAATTAAAATCTCCATGGATGAGAAAATCGAGTTTTGGAAAAAGGTAATGGCTTATGGCAAAAGCCGAAACATTGATTTTTATGTGGTTACCTGGAATATTTTTGTGCATGGTGCCAAAGGTAAATACGGCATAACCGATCGGGCGGAAAATCCGGTGACCACAGATTATTTCAGAAAAAGTGTGAAACAAATGTTTGTGACTTATCCTGATTTGGCAGGAATTGGTTTGACCACCGGTGAAAATATGTACGATTATTCGTTCGAAGAGAAAGAAAATTGGGCTTTGGAAACATACGGGAAAGGAGTGTTGGATGCAGCAGCCGAAATGCCCGATCGGAAATTTACCTTTATCCATCGTCAGCACATGGCAGCTGCCGATAAGATATCGGAAGTGTTTAAACCACTTATCGACAATGAAAACATTGAATTTATTTTCAGTTTTAAATATGCCAAGGCGCATGTAATGAGTGCAACAGAGCAGCCGTATCACACCGAATTTGTAAAAAATTTGGAAGAACACGGTGGTTTAAAAACCATTTGGACTTTGCGAAACGACGATAATTTTTATTACCGCTGGGGAGCGCCCGATTTTGTGCGCGAGTTCATTAAAAATATTCCGCACAATGTTTCGCGTGGATATTATTATGGCTCCGACCAGTGGGTTTGGGGGCGCGAATTTACCAGTAAAAACCCTGAAATCCCCCGCCAAATAGAAATTGTAAAACATTGGTACCACTGGATGATGTGGGGGCGTTTAGGTTACGATCCCAATATGACAAACGATGAGTTTGTGGCGATTTTGCAAGCCCGCTATCCCGGAGTAGATGCCTGGAAATTATTTACAGCCTGGCAGGAAGCTTCCATGACGTATCCTACTACTACTGGCTTTCACTGGGGGTCGCTCGATTTTATGTGGTATATCGAAGGTTGTAAGGGACGAGAGCAATTCACAAAAACCGAGACTGAATTTCATGATGTAAATTGTTTTATCGATGTTAAACCCCATCAGCTTGCAGGGTTTCAATATATCCCCGATTATGTAAAGATGACTATTGCCGGGGAAAGTACAGACCTGAAAACTCCGCTTGAAGTGGCTCAAATGCTCCATCAAAGTGCTGATAATGCTTTATCGCTTTTGCAAGATCTGAATTCAGGCGATAATCGGGAGTTGGAACTAACTTTACACGACCTTAAAACAATGAGCTTACTTGGCAAATATTACGCCCATAAAATTGCAGGTTCAACACATTTGGCTATGTATCGCGAAACCAAAGACAAGAAGTTTCAAACCCAATCTGTAGCAGAATTGGAAGAAGCATTGAAATTTTGGAAAATTTATACCGAAACAGCCATGCAGGAACACATTAATCCAATTTGGACCAACCGTGTGGGTTACGTCGATTGGGTAAAAGCAATTGAGTGGGCAAAGCAGGATATTGAAATAGCAAAATCGAATTAA
- a CDS encoding DUF1080 domain-containing protein, with amino-acid sequence MKTKITVILSIVALIVLSSTAPLSAQNNKGFVKLFNGENWDGWHLKLKNGDDALAEKVYAIEDGMVHVFNDEFPDEYNLNTGENATHGLFYTNKNYSKYILRFEYKWGSKIANNFDEWQYDAGCYYHVFDDQIWPKGIEYQVRYNHITNKNHTGDFWAASTHLDWTSTADTTSFLLPKDGGINAGRKKNELYGYAKAKYNALNNKWNKCEVIVMGDKYTIHKLNGVIVNMGTNLSHSEGMIGFQSETAEIFYRNIEIKEFDEIIPIEEFVK; translated from the coding sequence ATGAAAACTAAAATTACAGTAATTCTGTCTATCGTAGCACTAATCGTTCTTTCGTCAACAGCACCTTTATCCGCACAAAACAATAAAGGTTTTGTAAAACTTTTTAATGGCGAAAACTGGGATGGCTGGCACCTTAAACTGAAAAATGGAGATGATGCTTTGGCAGAAAAAGTTTATGCCATAGAAGATGGAATGGTGCATGTTTTTAACGATGAGTTTCCGGATGAATATAATTTGAACACAGGTGAGAATGCAACCCACGGCTTGTTTTATACCAACAAAAATTACAGCAAATATATTCTGAGGTTCGAATATAAATGGGGTAGTAAAATTGCCAATAACTTCGATGAATGGCAGTACGATGCAGGGTGTTATTACCATGTTTTCGACGATCAAATATGGCCAAAGGGTATCGAGTACCAGGTGCGTTACAATCATATTACAAATAAAAACCACACCGGCGATTTTTGGGCAGCAAGCACCCATCTCGACTGGACTTCTACCGCCGACACTACTTCGTTTCTTTTACCTAAAGATGGTGGTATAAATGCTGGTCGGAAAAAGAACGAATTGTATGGTTATGCCAAAGCCAAATACAATGCATTAAATAACAAGTGGAACAAATGCGAAGTAATTGTTATGGGCGATAAATATACCATTCATAAATTAAATGGTGTTATTGTTAATATGGGAACAAATCTCTCGCACAGCGAAGGGATGATCGGATTTCAGTCGGAAACAGCTGAGATTTTCTATCGCAACATCGAAATTAAAGAGTTCGATGAAATTATTCCAATTGAAGAGTTTGTGAAGTAG
- a CDS encoding six-hairpin glycosidase: protein MIKKLTIFITLLGLGILAKAQQIPLPANLEQGYPRLYITQAEKENLEETIQQEEWAQDVLAGIHKKIDTHVKRHVNDPEWMPSRLMMYWKTKATNVYVNGIYYSHADGEAPVPTVRYTGSRDYTTNYAMPDLEDILPYMDDERGLYLRNKSKEGNPLEWVEQSKTGGILHRHNEKLLGFARDAAFLYWLEGDERFAKFAFDIFDTYMMGMYYRNEPIDLLNGHIQTLVGMTCFQVIHEKGLIVVAELYDFLHQYIEKNEPEKIGLYDATIKKWNENIIRNGVPQNNWNLHQANIILKAAMVLQDDAMYEDGKGREYYINHILNVTTPRQWSMTKLMDYGYDATNGVWAECPGYSMSVTKELMSFIRDFDNTFDHNILPYTPVMGKAVKMLPQYLFPNGQIVAFGDSYYGHVSTEPMGDMIRLAQKYNNKEMEKDYTAMYRLFDPKADKATREFTPRSDVSSFFAAKPLEINQDYPKGNREDYITQTFYAPNVSWHVQRMGEGKNGMMVSLNGSLGNHMHANGINMELYGKGLVQGADPGKGAGYLQPIYLEYYSQFPAHNTVMVDGASSYTEMLSYHAFDLMGEYPKSEQKTGYYPNITYTDVYFLEPETRSDQSRTVSIVKTGETTGYYVDVFRSKKQRKGDKFHDYYYHNLGQSLQISDTNGNPLELSPSEEMGFAGGHLYALDYMWDKKSIHTSDDYVAEWKIDRAEGEADVFMNLWMKGTEGREVYSVKSPPCKSFKDKTGIPYDVDHEPYLTLVARQHGEAWEHPFISVYEPFTSDEGKSIESIDAFEDENGTKDFAGIHVVNKSGREDFVFSTYDEKTAKYKNISTNAAYALVGNENNGDFVLFMGNGTTLEANGFTLTTSKKGNVVLEKKNGELFLHNEIPITISFTNSEKKFNSGEYRNIKI from the coding sequence ATGATAAAAAAACTTACAATATTTATTACCCTTTTAGGTTTAGGAATATTGGCAAAAGCTCAACAAATCCCGCTTCCTGCAAACCTTGAACAAGGTTATCCACGTTTGTATATTACTCAAGCCGAAAAAGAGAACCTTGAAGAAACTATTCAACAGGAAGAATGGGCACAGGACGTTCTTGCCGGAATCCATAAGAAGATTGACACTCATGTTAAACGTCATGTGAACGACCCTGAATGGATGCCATCGCGCCTGATGATGTACTGGAAAACCAAAGCCACGAATGTGTATGTAAACGGAATTTACTATTCCCATGCTGATGGTGAGGCACCGGTGCCAACCGTTCGATATACCGGATCGCGCGATTATACTACCAATTATGCAATGCCCGATTTGGAAGATATTCTTCCGTATATGGACGATGAGCGGGGTTTGTACCTTCGCAATAAAAGCAAAGAGGGCAATCCTTTGGAGTGGGTGGAGCAGTCGAAAACAGGGGGCATACTTCACCGGCACAATGAAAAACTGCTAGGCTTTGCCCGCGATGCCGCATTTCTGTATTGGCTCGAAGGAGACGAACGATTTGCCAAATTTGCTTTCGACATTTTCGATACCTACATGATGGGAATGTATTATCGCAACGAACCCATTGATTTGTTAAATGGTCACATTCAAACGCTGGTGGGCATGACTTGTTTCCAGGTAATTCACGAAAAAGGCTTAATCGTGGTTGCCGAACTTTACGACTTCCTTCATCAATACATCGAAAAAAACGAACCGGAGAAAATTGGCCTTTACGATGCTACCATAAAAAAATGGAACGAGAACATAATTCGAAACGGGGTTCCACAAAATAACTGGAACCTGCACCAGGCCAACATTATCTTAAAAGCTGCCATGGTGTTGCAAGATGATGCTATGTATGAAGATGGTAAAGGACGTGAGTATTATATTAATCACATTCTGAATGTAACTACTCCACGCCAGTGGTCCATGACTAAATTGATGGACTATGGTTATGATGCAACAAATGGTGTTTGGGCTGAATGTCCTGGTTATTCAATGAGTGTCACCAAGGAGCTGATGAGCTTTATTCGGGATTTTGATAACACATTTGACCATAATATTTTGCCCTATACTCCGGTAATGGGCAAAGCAGTAAAAATGTTACCACAGTATCTTTTCCCCAATGGTCAGATTGTGGCTTTTGGTGATTCATACTACGGTCATGTTTCTACCGAACCAATGGGAGATATGATTCGTCTGGCGCAAAAATATAACAACAAGGAAATGGAAAAGGACTACACTGCGATGTACCGCTTGTTCGACCCCAAGGCCGACAAGGCAACGAGAGAATTTACACCTCGATCTGATGTGTCCTCATTTTTTGCAGCAAAACCGTTGGAGATAAACCAGGATTATCCAAAAGGAAATCGGGAGGATTACATCACCCAAACCTTTTACGCACCCAATGTAAGCTGGCATGTGCAGCGAATGGGCGAGGGGAAAAACGGCATGATGGTTTCTTTGAACGGTTCGTTGGGTAACCATATGCACGCCAATGGTATCAACATGGAGCTCTACGGAAAAGGTTTGGTGCAGGGCGCAGACCCGGGTAAAGGAGCAGGCTATTTACAACCCATTTATTTGGAGTATTATTCGCAATTTCCGGCGCACAACACAGTAATGGTTGATGGCGCATCGTCGTATACCGAAATGTTGAGTTACCATGCCTTTGACTTAATGGGAGAGTACCCAAAATCGGAACAAAAAACAGGCTATTATCCAAATATTACTTATACCGATGTTTATTTTCTGGAGCCGGAAACACGAAGTGACCAAAGTCGCACGGTTAGTATTGTAAAAACCGGAGAAACCACCGGGTATTATGTCGATGTGTTCCGCTCGAAAAAACAACGCAAAGGCGATAAATTTCACGACTATTATTACCACAACCTGGGACAAAGCCTGCAAATTAGTGATACCAACGGAAACCCGCTGGAACTTTCTCCAAGTGAGGAAATGGGATTTGCAGGAGGACATCTTTACGCACTGGATTATATGTGGGATAAAAAATCGATTCATACGAGCGATGACTATGTGGCCGAGTGGAAAATTGACAGAGCTGAAGGAGAAGCTGATGTATTTATGAATCTTTGGATGAAAGGCACCGAAGGACGCGAAGTTTACTCGGTTAAGTCGCCACCTTGTAAGTCATTTAAAGACAAAACAGGAATTCCGTACGATGTTGACCACGAGCCATACTTAACCCTGGTTGCACGCCAGCATGGCGAAGCCTGGGAGCATCCTTTTATTTCGGTTTACGAGCCATTTACTTCGGACGAAGGGAAAAGTATCGAATCAATTGATGCATTTGAAGATGAAAATGGTACTAAAGATTTTGCTGGAATTCATGTCGTAAATAAATCCGGGCGCGAAGATTTTGTTTTCTCAACGTACGACGAAAAAACGGCCAAATATAAAAACATATCAACCAATGCCGCTTATGCTTTGGTGGGGAATGAAAATAACGGTGATTTTGTACTGTTTATGGGTAATGGAACAACGCTGGAGGCAAATGGATTTACATTAACAACATCTAAAAAAGGAAATGTAGTGCTGGAAAAAAAGAATGGAGAATTGTTCCTGCACAATGAAATTCCGATAACCATTTCATTTACAAATTCTGAAAAGAAATTTAATTCGGGAGAATATAGAAACATAAAGATTTAA